One Homo sapiens chromosome 13, GRCh38.p14 Primary Assembly genomic window carries:
- the LOC127898562 gene encoding uncharacterized LOC127898562, with protein MSGPSSGEGGAGGRRRRRRRRRRSLSL; from the coding sequence ATGAGCGGCCCCAGTAGCGGCGAGGGCGGCGcgggggggaggaggagaagaaggaggaggagaaggaggtcGCTGTCTTTGTAG